GAAATTTTACAGGTTGTAGCTCACGTCCATCCGTACATGTGGATTTGTTCACGGTTCCTTGCAATCTAGAAATATGAATTATCCTTTATTTAAGAAAAAATCCGGACACCCAAGAGCCAAGCAATCACACTCACTCTGTCACTCGCATGACTATTCCTATGCTCTTTCATTTTTTGGAAACTCTATTTTATTCCGTTCTTGGTTGTCTTCCTTCACCGAGAATGGTGGTGTACAAGGTTGCAACCATTTAAACCCTGCATCACACCTCTAGAGAAAAAAACTCTTCAGTCTTTACAAATATCTTATACCCAGATATCTCAACAATTTGCGATGAAGCATGAACAATTTTTTTTGGTTTTATCAAAAATTATCACCTTAGTCTTTAAGGAAAATGTTTAATCTCCCTAGAGGCTTCTTCTTTTTACCTTGAATAATTTCTCTAGTACCCCTATATTCTATGAAAAATATATTGATCTGCTCGATTTGCTCACAAATATTATGTACTGTTAGCATGCTTTCAGTTGAAAAttgtgttctgcatgttgtatatTGGCCAGACTCTGTGCTATATTTCGTCAAGTATATGGAGATGGTCCACATGCACTGCCAGGTGGACCGGGCATCAGGTCGCTGCCGGGCATCATGGTTGGTGAGCAACAGGGCAAACACGAGGGCTATATGCAAAGTTGTAACCTAGACAACCAAGTGGcataaaaaagaaaataaaagaggaGGATGGATGCATCCGGGAATCTTTCTAAAGAATCCTTCTGGCAAAACGCAATTATGTTTTGACTAAACTCTAGTATGGAATCGCttggaatttttttttgtttccatTATGCAGAATACAAACTCCAGCCTATAGTAGAGAGTGCTATATATTCTATGGTTACACGCTTCGAAATACAGAAAAAGGGTGAGCGCAGCACATGCATGCATTGTAACAACAAACAGGGCAGGTTTAGCTACGCATGTCTACTGGGGCAAGTGGGCAAAACATGTTCATACGCACCCGAAGACTATCCTTTGGAGCTCCATCAGAGGTCTTTGGTCTTAATGAAAATTCCCTTGACACTTTTGACAGCAAGAGATGGAGTAAGGCCTCTAAGTTGACTTGCAGACTGACACTTTTTGACTACTCATGGACATGGATGTCCACACGACCACACGAGCGAGCTCCCCGGTGGTATATATATGTGCTCGTTGCTTAGAGCCTCCGTCTACAACTTACTGATCAACAACAAAGATCTAGCTACTATTCGATCGTTCATTCATGGAGAAATCATCGTCTCCTTCAAAGCTTCTCCTGCTACTACTCCTCCAGCTCCTTCTGCTCTCTAAGCTTCTGGAAGCACGGATATTAGGTGGGTACTGCATATGCAATTGGCAACGCACGCATACTTGATTCATCTTTATCGGAAAACATACGTATATGATTCATGAATGCGTTTTCTGGGGTTTTGTGCTCAATTTTACAGCTTCTTACAAAGTTTTCCACTTACTTTTGCACAGGTGATCGCTACGACTGCAAGCACCTGCTGGCGTCGGATGTTGATGGAGATGATGCCGTGCTCTCCTCGTCAAACCTGAACCTGGCCGACGATGCACTGGACAGGCCCTCCAAGTATACGCCGCCGTCGCCCAAGCCGGGGCCGTCGCCGCACCCGGTGCTGGGCTGCCGGCCTCCGCACCTGCGCTACAGCGGAGATAGTGTGCTGGTGCTTCAGCAGAGGTCCCCGCCGTCGTCGTCTCCCACGGGACCTGCACCACCGCGTGATTATCGTCGCCAACAAGCTGAAGCTGCATGACACCCACCGAGCCGGCCGTGGAAGATGATGTAGTATGTGTTTCGTGCGTTTCTCGATGCGTATGGCAGGCAGATCTGAAAGTTTACAGCTTGATTTTTCACTTTCCTTTGCTCTTAAGATCGAAAACTATCGTTGTTTATTTGTTTTGGGCCACCTTAAAAAATTAAGAAAATACTACTGAAAACTTATGGATGTATTATGCTACAACCACAAGTGAGATATGCAATTTGCATTCGACCTAAATTTATGTCTTGCACCGGCACTGGAAGCACTGGAACAACAGAAACTTATGGGTTCATATCACAAGCTGTTATTTCTTTTAACTTCGTGCTGACAGTGTAGGATTTTTTTTTATTCCCTGGCGCACACTACAGATCAGTGGGTAGGTTTTGGATTCCTTATGTACCAATCGGTTTAACTCTCGTTGGTAAATCACTACGGGAAACACGATGTGCCGACGGTcttttatcggggccgtcggcacatgaCCTGGTCCTAGCAGTCCATTAACGCGCCGTCAGCACAGGCTTTGTGCCGACGGCCATCGTCGGGACAGCTTCTTCGTGTGCCAAGagtggccgtcggcacaacaaaTCCCGTCGGCACGGGAGGGCCCGCCTAGCAAAACCACGACAGCCCAACTTCAGCCCATGGTGGATGGCACAGCGAGCAGGTTGCAAACTTGGTGTGCTAAGCTTCTCACCCGAGGTGTTGTGCCATCCCGGTTCACGCCATGATGTCGCTAGACATCCCGGCTAAGATTCCGCAGCCTTGAAAATATGCCAAGGTTTCATGTGGAAAGCTAGGCTAGATGTGAAGGGTGGCCATTGCCTGGTTGCGTGGGACCAGGTGGCATCTCTCAAAGAGGTGGGAGGTTTGGGTCTTCCTAACCCGCGCCTCCTAAATCTTGCCTTACGTTCTCGGTGGGCGTGGCTTTAGAGAGTTGACCAGACCAAGGCGTGGGCGGGTTCCACCTACATATTCCGCATCATTCTAGCGCCCTCTTAGAGTCAGTTACGGCAGAGATCAAGGGTGATGGCGAGCGCACTCTCTTATGGAAGGATATGTGGCTCAACGGCACTGGGTCAGTGACTATGCACCGAACCTGTTGGCCTTGGTGGTGAGCCACAAGGTTAGTTCATGCACAATTACGGATGGACTTGCTGGCGAGTGGTTGAGGGACTATGGCCTGGACCTGGGACACGCCGTGGTGGTCGAATCCTTCCACATGTGGCATGTGTTGGCCAATATTCAGTTGGCGCTGGAGCGCAAGGATGAGTTCGTGTGGCGTTGGTCCGGGGGTGGGTCCTTATCGGCGAGCTTGGTCTACAGGGTCTTCTTCGCCAATATGGTTGGAGCACCGATGGCCTCTCAGATTTGGTGGTCATGGGCTCCTTACTCTTGCAAGTTCTTTGTGTGGCTCATCTCTATGAACTGATGTTGGACGGCTGACGGGCTACAACGACATGGCATTCCTTTCCCAACTTCCCCTCCTCTCTGCAACCAGGAGCCAGAGACGATATCACAACACCTACTTCTAGGTTGGGTGATGGCTCGCGAGGTCTGCGCTTGGGTTCTGGCTCGCTGGTGTAAGCCAGATTGGATACATGCAACATATTCTGACTTGGTTAGTTGGAGGATCTCGAGACAAGGCTAGGGTTCTGCGCAACAGAAACTTTGGACTGCGATCATTCTTGTCTTTTGGTGCATCGAGAGACACATGAATGATGTGATCTTCAATGCTGCTAGCCCGGCCATCCTGGCGATCAAGACGAAGATCAAAGAGGAGTTCGAGCGATTGCGTCTAGCTAGACTTTTTTCGTACTAATAGCTTTGGCTTTTCAGAGCCCGTGGAGACTAGGCATAGTTTTTGCGAGCTACCACCCCATGTTGGCCGCATGAACTTGGCGCGTGGCCCTGGGCTTCTTTGCACTTTCGTCTATATATCTAATACACCTATCATGATGTATTCTCGAGGTCACATTTTGAACGAAGCCAAATATTGTCAAGTGTGATTGATTGGACCAAATTTACCGTCTATCTTATAAATAACCTCAGATTGAGGTGTTACCAAATCAGTTTGTTCCATCTTGATAGGATTCAAAAAAATTGTGTTGATAAATTCTTAGTGTTACACATCATCTCGAGTGCATGTCCCAAGCATTATGATTGTCTCTGCTCTATTTCACCTAGACCGGTACAGACGACAACCTCTTTTGTTGACAATAACCAATAAAATAAACATATGTGATCCTAAATCATGTCACAAGATTATATGATTAGCATATAAATTTTATATATGTGAGTAATATATTTTGAGCGAGACAAAATATTGTGAAGTGTGGGCGATTTGAGTAATTTCACCGTCAATTTTACATGACGTCAGATTGAGATTGTCCCAGCATAAATTTGGTTTGTCTCCATAATATAAAAACTTTCATGATGGAAAATTCTTCACTTTATGTATTCTCGATGGCAAGTCCATTAAGATACCCAAACATGATGGATGTCTCTCTTTGATTTCATCCACATTGACGCCCACGGCGAACTTTGTCATGTTGCAATAACCAAGAAATAAATTATATGATCTTAACTTGGGCCATGAGGAGAACGTGTGTATATCATTTGGAATTCAAATACATGGTTAAGATTTTGAATGAGACCAAATATTGTGAAGTGTGAGTGATTCGAGTAATTTCACAGTAAAATTTTGAGATTGAAAACTTTCATTTTGGGCAACTCTTCATCTTACGTCATCTTGGGAACATTTTCATCAAAGTAGCCAAGCATGGTGATTGTCTCCTCTATTTCACTCACACTGGAAGTCCGGAACACAAGGCCACCTCTTTACGTTGATAATAGTTAAGACAACCTCTTCCGGCGCCCTTTGTCGTCTATATTCTATGTATCTACTTCCCGTCGGTGCCTTCACCGACTTTGTTGTTACCTCAAGTTCGTGATTGTATTCGTCATTGCCCTTGTCCCCCTCGGTTCTCCTCCACGGCCTTGTATGATCCGTCGAACTGTGATGACCTTATCCGTTAGGAATTTGGAGTTGAGATGAGGAGAAGCAACTAGAGCTGTCCTAAATCCCAATAGTCTATCCACTTCTATTTCTTGTCGCAAAGCAAGTTAAAACATTTTTTAATTATTTATTTATACTAAATTTTTATATATCATCGTTACTCGTTTGACGTTAAAGGTATATTTTTGCCTTGATATATAATTTGATATTTTATTGTGAATACTATTTTACTTTTAAGGAGCGGAATTAGCAATATAAACATGATTGTGTGTATTAAGGTAGGCACTTGTCAAAATAATGTTCTAGTAATATTTAACATTGCACacatatttttaatgataaaacaAATCTTCTTTGATGGaacattttctttatttatttcgtGATGTCGATGTTTGTATGTATCTGCTTAAATAGTATCTCTAAACATCTACATCgagttttttttcgataaaggaaatatattaatattgagagataccaattacacccagcctctgcaacaacgcaccaccttaATGACACtacagatgcacacagccaaaa
This Lolium perenne isolate Kyuss_39 chromosome 1, Kyuss_2.0, whole genome shotgun sequence DNA region includes the following protein-coding sequences:
- the LOC127326479 gene encoding uncharacterized protein gives rise to the protein MEKSSSPSKLLLLLLLQLLLLSKLLEARILGDRYDCKHLLASDVDGDDAVLSSSNLNLADDALDRPSKYTPPSPKPGPSPHPVLGCRPPHLRYSGDSVLVLQQRSPPSSSPTGPAPPRDYRRQQAEAA